The Herpetosiphon gulosus DNA segment TGGTGACATACTGATGTTGCTGGCGGTGCAGGGACGGCAGCGGGTCGTGCGGCAACTCACGGCGGAAGAAGTCGAGGCGTATCAGCAACACAGGTTTAAAATTCCCAAGGAGCTGGGCGCTGATCACTGTTTGCCCGATCACGCCGTGATTGCGGTGGGTGAGCGAGATGGTCACGTGGCGTTGCTGCGGGCGGAACTGGCGACGGAAACCGTCTTGGAACACCCCTACCTCGTGCTGTGTGGCCCACCGGGCAGCGGCAAATCGACCTTCGCCAAGCATCTGGTGTGGGCCTTGGCCCAGCGCGGTCTGGATCAGATTAATCACCATACGGGCTTGCTGGGCTGGGATGACAAACGGCGCGTGTTGCCCGTGTTTATGTCCTTGCGCACGGTAGCAGGCGCATTGGTTGGGAAGGATCTCGGGTTGCACAACACACCCCATATTGGGCTGTTGCTCGATGCGGTGTGTGCCCATCTGCAAACGACCTATGGGCTTGAGCAGCCGCGTGAGCTTTTAAGTGCTGGACTGGATCGCTCGCGCACGGTCTTGTTGGTGTTTGATGGCTTGGATGAAGTGCCACTGGAAGCCACTGACCACAGCCTTGATCGCCGCTCACTGTTGACCTTTGTGCGCGTGTTTGCCAATGCCTATCCTGCCCGTATCCTGATTACCTGCCGCTCCCGCGCATGGACAGAAGACTATCGCCAGATCACGCAGTGGCCATTGGTTGAGTTGGCTCCGTTGAGCGGTGACCAAATGACCCAGTTTATCAGCACATGGTTTCCGTTGTTGCATGCGAAAGGCCTGATTGAGCAAGAGGCGATTGAGCGCTATGGCGAGCAGCTGACGCAAGCGTTGCATGACCTCCACCGCCGTCGCTTACGGGACATGGCGGAAAATCCCTTGCTGCTTGAGTATGATGATTTTTGTGCTGGCTCGCAAGGGCGTGTTGCCACGCGACCGCCATAGCCTGTACGACGGATATCCTGAAACAACTGTTGGGCGAGTGGGACACCACGAGTCGCAACGGGCAGAACTTGGGGCAGGCGGTTGGCGATGACCGGATCTCCGGCGACGAGGTGCGCGATCAGGTATTGGATCGGTTATGCTATCAGGCGCACTTAACGGCCACATCGGCGGATGGGCGGGGGCGGATTCCGAGACGCGAACTCCAATTTGCTTTGATGGAGTATTTTGCTCGGGTGAATGTGGCTGACCCCTATCGGGCGGCGGAGCGCTGTCTTGCCTATATCGATCAATGCAGCGGTTTACTCCAGCCCGAGGATGATGGGACGGTCTATGCCTTTGCCCACGTGACCTTGCAAGAGCAGAGTGCAGGTCGCCACTTAGTATTTTATGAATCACTCGATCAGTTGTTGGCGTTACGCCGCGATGACCGCTGGCGCGAACCGATCTTTTTAGGGGTTGGCTGCCT contains these protein-coding regions:
- a CDS encoding NACHT domain-containing protein, producing KLVNAVITGSPGSDWLDSTPSIPDQGTSDDFSVQTRNGDILMLLAVQGRQRVVRQLTAEEVEAYQQHRFKIPKELGADHCLPDHAVIAVGERDGHVALLRAELATETVLEHPYLVLCGPPGSGKSTFAKHLVWALAQRGLDQINHHTGLLGWDDKRRVLPVFMSLRTVAGALVGKDLGLHNTPHIGLLLDAVCAHLQTTYGLEQPRELLSAGLDRSRTVLLVFDGLDEVPLEATDHSLDRRSLLTFVRVFANAYPARILITCRSRAWTEDYRQITQWPLVELAPLSGDQMTQFISTWFPLLHAKGLIEQEAIERYGEQLTQALHDLHRRRLRDMAENPLLLEYDDFCAGSQGRVATRPP